The stretch of DNA GTTGGGATTAGCATGGCACATTTGGTGGACACACATGTCGGGAAACGTATCCGACAGCGCAGATGGTTGATCGGCATGACCCAGCAAAAGCTGGCGGATATGGTCGGCATCAAATTCCAGCAGATTCAAAAATACGAGACAGGCGCCAATCGCGTGAGCGCGTCCCGGCTGTGGGATATCGGCGAGGCGATGGGCGTTCCGGTTGCTTTCTTCTTTGAAGGTTTGAAGGAAGACGTGTCGACAGCCGCGCCCGCCGGAAACGTGCCCACCGACATGCTGAGCGACAAGGAAGCGATGGAATTGGTGCGTACCTACTACGCCATTCCGGAGGCGCAACGGCGCCGCCTGTTTGAGTTGGCCCGTGTGCTGACAGACGTCGCCTAGCACCCAAATCAAGTCTGTTCTTGCGCTGACCGGGTCACTCTGGCACCCGGTTTCCATGAAACAGCTTCTTCCCGAACTGACAGATGTGGCACATACGATGGCGGATGCTGCGTCATCTGCGATCCTGCCGCATTTCCGCAGCACCGACCTGGGCACCGAAAACAAGGATGCGGGCGGGTATGACCCCGTCACTGTCGCCGATCGCGCCGCGGAACAGGCGATGCGCGCCGTGTTGGCGGACAAGCGGCCCATGGACGCCATTCTGGGTGAGGAGTTTGGCGCGCAGTCCGGGCAAAACGGGCTGACCTGGGTGCTGGATCCCATTGACGGGACGCGTGGCTTTGTGGCGGGCACGCCCACATGGGGTGTTCTGATCGCGGTCGGGGACGAAAAAGGCCCGGCCCTTGGCATGATTGACCAACCCTATATTGGCGAGCGGTTTTGGGGCGCGGACGGATCGGCCTGGCTGAAGGGGCCGCGGGGCGAGGGCCCGATTGCAACGCGCGCCCCGCGCCGCCTGTCGGACGCTGTGCTTTTCACCACATTCCCCGAGATTGGTACGGCGGCCGAGCGCGCGGGGTTCGAGGCCGTGGCGGACCAAGTCAAGCTGGTGCGCTACGGGATGGATTGCTATGCCTATGCGCTGCTGGCTGCGGGTCAGATTGATCTGGTGATCGAGGCGGGGCTCAACAGCTATGACATTCAAGCGCCCATTGGCCTGATCGAGGCGGCGGGCGGTGTTGTGACCGACTGGTCCGGTCAGCCGGTGCACGAGGGCGGTCGCGCGGTCGCCGCCTCGCATCCGGATGTGCATCGCGCGGCACTGGATATTTTGGCAGGTTTCGTTTGACCGAAACCCTGATCCGCGGCGCGTCTCATGTGGTGAGCATGGATGACGACAGGCGCGTGTTGCGGGATGCCGACATCTTGCTGTGGGACGGGCAGGTGGTTGCGCTTGGGCAGGGCCTGACCACCGTGGGCGAGGTGGTCGATGCGCAGAGGTGCGTCGTGACCCCCGGCCTCGTCAACACACATCATCATCTCTATCAGACGCTGACGCGCGCGGTGCCTGCTGCGCAGGATGCGCTGCTGTTTGGATGGTTGCAGACGCTTTATCCGATCTGGGCGCGTTTTACGCCGGAGCATATGTATATTTCCGCTCAGATCGGGTTGGCGGAGCTGGCCTTGTCCGGGTGCACGCTGTCGTCCGATCACCTCTATCTCTACCCTAATGGCGCGCGGCTTGAGGATACGATTGCGGCGGCTGTCGAGGTCGGGCTGCGCTTTCATCCGACCCGAGGCGCCATGAGTATTGGTGAAAGCGCCGGTGGCCTGCCCCCGATGCGCTGGTCGAGGATGAAGCGGCCATTCTGTCCGACATGGTGCGCGTCATCGACGCGTTTCACGACCCGTCGCCGGGGTCGATGTGCCAGGTGGGCGTGGCGCCCTGTTCGCCGTTTTCTGTCAGCCGTGGGTTGATGCGCGATGCGGCGCTGCTGGCGCGGGACAAGGGTGTGATGATGCACACGCATCTGGCCGAGAATGCCGAGGATATCGCGTATTCTCTGGATCAGTTCGGCTGCCGCCCCGGTCAGTATGCCGAGGATCTGGGCTGGGTTGGCCGTGATGTCTGGCACGCCCATTGCGTGAAGCTGGATCCGTCAGAGATTGATCTTTTTGCCCGGACGCGCACTGGCGTGGCGCATTGCCCGTGTTCGAATTGCCGTCTCGGCTCCGGCATCGCACCGGTGCGCGCAATGCGGGATGCGGGTGTGCCGGTGGGCTTGGGCGTGGATGGATCGGCCAGCAACGATGCGGGCAACCTGGTGGCAGAGGCCCGGCAAGCGATGTTGTTGCAGCGCGTGGCGCAGGGGGCTGACGCCATGAGCGCGCAAGAGGCGTTGGAGATGGCCACGCGCGGCGGGGCGGACATTCTGGGCCGCCCGGACTGTGGGCGCCTGTCCGTGGGTGCGCGTGCGGATGTCGCCATCTGGGATGTGAGCGGGATCGAGGCGGCGGGCAGTTGGGATCCGGCGGCGGTGTTGCTGGCGGGCCCGACAACCGTGCGCGACCTCTTTGTCGAGGGGCGGCAGGTTGTGCGGGATGGTCACGTCATCACGTTTGATTTGGAAGCGGCGCTGCGCAAACAGGCGGCGCTGGCGCAGGGGTTGATGGACGGCTAGCGCCGCGCGCCTGCGACCCAGACATCCGCAATGGCCCGGTCGTCGCCCATCATGATGGTGGGAAAGACGGCGTCCCAGATGTCATTTGCCCGCGCATGCCGTTGCGCGATGGCCGGGGTCGAGGCGAGGTCGAGCACGCACAGGTCCGCGGCAAGGCCCGGCGCGATCTGACCGATCTCGGTGTCCATATGCAGCACGCGGGCCGATCCTGCGGTGGCGAGCCAGAGGAGCTGTGAGGCGTGCACGGCCACGCCCCTGAGTTGCGCGATCTCATAGGCGGCGGCCATGGAGCGGAGCATGGAAAAAGAGGAACCACCCCCGGTGTCCGTGGCAAGCCCCGCGCGCAGCCCTTGCGATGTCAGGCCCATCAGGTCGAAGAGGCCCGAACCGATGAAGGTGTTCGAGGTGGGGCAATGCACGAGCCCCGCGCCAACCTCGCGCAGGCGGTCCACCTCGCGCGGCGCGAGGTGGATGGCGTGGCCATAGAGGCCGCGTGCGCCCAGCAGCCCGTGTGCCTCATACGTGTCGAGATAGTCGCGCGCCCGGGGGTAGAGGTCGCGGACCCATGCGATTTCGTCCACCTGTTCGCTCAAGTGGGTCTGCATCAGCGCGTCGGGGTGTTCGGCCCAAAGCGCCCCGAGGGCGGCCAGTTGGTCTTCGGTCGAGGTGGGGGAGAAGCGGGGCGTGATGGCATAGCGCGCGCGGCCTGTGCCGTGCCAGCGTTCCAACAGCGCCTTGCTGTCGTCATAGGCGGATTGGGCGGTGTCGCGCAGGCCGTCCGGCGCGTTGCGGTCCATGCAGGTCTTGCCCGCGACCACGGCCATGTTGCGGGTGGCAGCGGCGGTGAACAGGGCGTCCACGCTGGTGGGATGGATGGTGCAGAAGCTGGCGACGGAGGTGGTGCCGTGATCCAGGAGCAGGTCGAGATAGGTGTCCGCCGTCGCCTCGGCGTAGGCCGGATCGCCAAAGCGCATCTCTTCGGGGAAGGTATAGGTGTTCAGCCAGTCGATCAGCCGCTT from Tateyamaria omphalii encodes:
- a CDS encoding helix-turn-helix domain-containing protein; translation: MAHLVDTHVGKRIRQRRWLIGMTQQKLADMVGIKFQQIQKYETGANRVSASRLWDIGEAMGVPVAFFFEGLKEDVSTAAPAGNVPTDMLSDKEAMELVRTYYAIPEAQRRRLFELARVLTDVA
- the hisN gene encoding histidinol-phosphatase; amino-acid sequence: MKQLLPELTDVAHTMADAASSAILPHFRSTDLGTENKDAGGYDPVTVADRAAEQAMRAVLADKRPMDAILGEEFGAQSGQNGLTWVLDPIDGTRGFVAGTPTWGVLIAVGDEKGPALGMIDQPYIGERFWGADGSAWLKGPRGEGPIATRAPRRLSDAVLFTTFPEIGTAAERAGFEAVADQVKLVRYGMDCYAYALLAAGQIDLVIEAGLNSYDIQAPIGLIEAAGGVVTDWSGQPVHEGGRAVAASHPDVHRAALDILAGFV
- the guaD gene encoding guanine deaminase — protein: MTTAQLLTGHVLTFTDDPFVVPWAEAVRIEQNGAVLVQDGRIVATGADAMAKGAHATRHDHPGHLICPGFVDAHAHYPQTAIIASWGKRLIDWLNTYTFPEEMRFGDPAYAEATADTYLDLLLDHGTTSVASFCTIHPTSVDALFTAAATRNMAVVAGKTCMDRNAPDGLRDTAQSAYDDSKALLERWHGTGRARYAITPRFSPTSTEDQLAALGALWAEHPDALMQTHLSEQVDEIAWVRDLYPRARDYLDTYEAHGLLGARGLYGHAIHLAPREVDRLREVGAGLVHCPTSNTFIGSGLFDLMGLTSQGLRAGLATDTGGGSSFSMLRSMAAAYEIAQLRGVAVHASQLLWLATAGSARVLHMDTEIGQIAPGLAADLCVLDLASTPAIAQRHARANDIWDAVFPTIMMGDDRAIADVWVAGARR